TATGTTTACTATCCTTTAACCAACCTTTTGCTCTAAAATGTGTGCAAAGTCGAACAAAGGAATCACGTGACATACGTAGGAGTTCAATGCATTGTGTACATTCCCTTGCAGCAACTCTAAAGTAAAATGGTGTCCGGACATAACCGAAGTATTATCTCCTTTTCTTTTACGATGTCTCGGCCAAAAGTATCGGAGATATAAGAACATCATGAGGAGCAACAACTTTTGATTATAATCCATGATAAACCTGTTGAAAACATGCAAGAAAGCTGTCAAAAACTAGCCTTTTTGCTGCTAAATAAACAGCTCAAAAAACAGCATTTTTTATGTCTGAAACGACCCAAAAACTGCACAAAAAATCAGTTGTTTTGCTGCTAAATAATCTGCTCAGATTACAGCATCTTTGCTGTCCAAAACAACCTAAAAACAGCTCAGAAAACAGCCTATTCGCTTTCCAGAAAAACTGCACAGAAAACAACATCTTTGCTGTCCAAAATAACCTAAAAACAGCTCAGAAAACAGCCCATTCGCTGTCTAGAAAAACTACACAGAAAACAACATCTTTGCTGTCCAAAATAACCTAAAAACAGCTCAGAAAACAGCCCATTCGCTGTCCAAAAAAACTGCACAGAAAACAGCATCTTTGCTGTCCAAAATAACCTAAGAACAGCTCAGAAAACAGCCCATTCGCTGTCCAGAAAAACTGCACAGAAAACAGCATCTTTGCTGTCCAAAATAACCTAAAAACAACTCAGAAAACAGCTCATTCGCTGTCCAGAAAAACTGCTCAGAATACGGCATCTTTGCTGTCGAAAATAACCtaaaaacaactcaaaaaaCAGTCCATTTGTTGTCCAGAAAAACTGCTCAAACCAGAGCTACTTTACTAATCACATAATGGTTCAAACTTCAAACTAATATATAAGGGTTCAACTAATACAAAACACATAATGGTTCAAAttacataattgtttaaaacaCAAAACACATAATGGTTCAAAATACGAATCACATAACACGAATCACACCAAACACATAACACAAATACCTATATCCCTCCCTACTTGAACATCCCCAATGTGGTCCCTGTCATCTTAATCCACCCTTTCAACACCTCGGGGTCCGACGGCAATGTCATCCATGCTTGTCTCATTTGTGTGGACTGACCAAAAATGTTAAATGCTGCCAAAAACAAGGGGTCTATAGGATCTAACCCAACTAATTTCAAATTCTCATAACATTCTTCGGTTGATGGTCCTTCCATGCTTTTCACCATATGCTTAAGTGCATTGTGCATATCACTAGCCAAGTCATCTAAGGTAATGGAGGTTTTAGAGCTTTTAGACTTTTTCTTGGGCCTAACTTCATTATCATTAGAGGTATTAGAGGTTTTAGCTTTTTTCTTGGGCCTAACACTAGGCCCCTCATTATTGGTTGGAAGTTCATCACCATATTGAGCAGTTTGTTCATGAGAGTctccatcttcatcatcatcttccagATTATGATAGCTATCATCTTCTATTTGAAGTGTTTGGACATGTGAGGATGATGAAACCCCGGATGTTTGGGTTGATGTCCATTGATTACCACCATTAGCACTAAGCCCTTCAAACACGGCTATGAAAAGGTCAAGATGAGGCAATGGTCGTGTTCTCAATGACATTGCCCTTGGGTGACCCTGTGCCAAATTAATAGGGACTTCAATAAATATCTTTCTATTATCAATATATGACATGATATTGAAATTCTATAAAACACACACCTTCTTAAATTCTTCCCATTCTTGAGGCGTTAAGGTGAACATATTTGTTTGAGGGTTGTAGAGATTTCCAGTCTTGTTTCTCAAATAGCACCATCCTACATATTTTGATTTCATGGTATCAAAAGCATTTCTAATTTGCTTTTGAGTCAAATCCATGCCAAATTGTTCCTTAAGTTTCTTTCCTAGCCTACCCCAAGACTCTCTACATAAACTTTGTCCACGTTTACCTATTCTCTCCATTTCTTCAATACATGTTTCTAATACGCATTTGATAGCCTCGTCCGTCCACTGTTGTCGACCATCACAAGTTTCCATCTAAACTAAATAACAAACAGAAAATAAAACTGATGGGTTGTTGTTTGCAGAGTATTTTTAGTATCTTATTACTAGTTAACGAACAAGAACTTAAACAAAACAAGatatgaatgaacaaaaaattaaacaaacagaATATGCATTGAGATCgaagaaagcaaaaaaaaagcCCTTTTGAGAGTGCACCAACAACAATCAgataagaagagaaaaaaaaaagaaatataaatgaCAATAATCACTAAAAAATAAGTGTAtttatcaaagaaagaaaaaacaaacataaagaaaaacaatatataattatagcAAAGAAAAGGGGAAAAAATATAGATAGAAGACATACCTAGGGTGAAGGGTGGCTGGCGAACAGTGGTGTGTGAAGGAGATGAGATGGAGGGAGTCTGGTTGATGGGAAAGAGAGGCTGTAATGTgtttagattttgttttgtttttaggtTTTGTTTTGCAGATGATATAAGAAGGTGGAATAAtgctttttttttaaggttataAAAGCACTTTTAAGatcttatttcttttaaaaagcaAATCGTCTTCAGCCCCAACGTCTGCGCACCAGCAGACATAAGATGCTTTGCAGATGTattaatcaaaaacaaacaaaacctaAATAAACGTGGTAGATTTAAAGAAGTTAAAATGAATACCTCAACGGGATGCAAGAGGTAAAGTTTCTTGTTGTGTTAACGTATTTGAGTTTTGTCTTAGGATAAAATCCGACCTTGAAAATTTAATTGAGAAATAAGAGTTTGTGGATTTATAAATCTTCATATTCAACCCGTGTCAAACTTATAcgttaaaatgttaaaatatatttaaaaaagaattaagATATTCAAATGTTGATACTGAATATtatgaaatgttcatttgaaaattaaattttctgtgaaaactagaaaactgccaaaacacattgtgatctgaatttaacacaatgtgttttaattgtgtttttataaaacacaatgtgtttttattatataatctaaaatacgttgtgttaagttttaaatcacaatgtCTTTTTGATAACGatgtaaatcagaaaattgttcaaacacactgtgatatgaacttaacacaatgtgttttcgaaaaacatattaaaaacacattgtgttaaattcagaacacaatgtgttttgacagttttctagttttcacgaaaaatttAGTTTACAAATTATCAAAACCCACTGAATATTAGATTATATTAAGGTTAGATGGTGTAACaaagtttcttttatacaaactcttctAGAGATGCAATATCTTAATATTGATTACACAATTAACTAAGTTCTCATTGATGTCTTACAAAAAATAATGTTGTTTTCGTTAGCCATGGTCcttaaaaacaacaaaagtagTCATTAGTTCGTGGGTTTTCAATGATTTCGTATTAATAGAAATAATAAgttttacaataaaaataatctaaaaataaaacattgatataaatatgaacTCGTATTAATTCAAATGTTGCAACATTTCtaacttttagttatattttgttattaaatacACTTTATGCAATATagtattaactatttttaaattggattaaaatgtaaattggtgatggaaaatcaaaaagtgtaaattgtattttaaaattgggttaaagtgtaaataatggtgatgaaaaaaccaaaaaagtgtaaattagtttagacatgtgttgatttaattatttttgaaaattagggGTTGTGATTGATCAATTAAGGTTAAGCcaattgtcttttagtatatattaagataagattaagattaagatatatgaatattgattatttttgttattaacaaTTGAAGCAGGGGTTACGCGAACGCATGCCCCCTCTGCCACAAATTATAATGTAGGCTTGACCACTTGGATATCTTTAGACCCTTGgataaattttaacttttaattagagtcatTGAATGTCAtaccttttataacttttttaaatttaattttaatttaataaattcaaatttgGTTATTAATTATGGAAAATAGTTTtctacattttataattatagaaaggttcaatataatgatataattcctaaactttatattattattttgttgtttttttttttttatatcatcatttttcaacatcttttatctaTCTTTAGTTCTCGATAATTATTTGATTCTCATAATaactcaattatatatatatatataaatacttaaattaaCTTTAATAAATCACAAGTATATAATTTAGGAAATATTTCGTGTGTAATTTCTTTAACGACAAATATATGTTCAGCGGTCTCTTTGTATATTTAAGAGAAAACTCTGTCATTCCTAGAAAAATGTCTTTTTTTCAGCCGGTAAGCATTTTACTCACACATCAATTTTAACCCAATACGTTTAAGTTTCAAACACTCTTATGTATCAATCCATCTATGGGTAGAATAGCCTATCCAAATAGACATTATTATGTCTTTTTCAAAAGCTTTATCTATTTAAGAAATGATAAACCTCGATCATAAGCCTTTTCTATCCATTCGCCATGATCAGGGTGTTCTTGGATGCATCCTTCCACGACATTGATGGCACTAAGACGTCGTGGAGGTGTTCTTAGGAGGGGTTTTCTTGTTTATGATGAGGAGGACGAGAGTATGCATGTGTGGCCAAAGGTAAGAAAAAGGGGGTGTTCATGGTTTGTTGGGAACGCTTTGGGGTATATTTTTGGGAGAAAGAGAGTCGAAAATGTAAGGAATAGGTATGATTGGCAGGTGTTTTTGGGGTATTTTTGGAGAGAAAAAGGCAGTGTAATGCTAATGTTATTAATGTGATGCTGATATGACGTTGAAAAATTAATGAAAGAGTGTTTATGGATGTAACACTGATGTTACAATGAAGAATGATACTCGTAGCTTACAAACTCTCCATCTATTATTAGCTATATTTAAATAGAAGTTACAACTTTCCATAGTGAAAATTTAATATCCTATTCAATAATTCCAACACGGTAATGGTAACGGAAGCGATACCTAATTCGGCAACAACTAGGTTTGAGGAGGTATGATGTAAAGAGCCTTAGCCTTACACGAAGATAGAGATGTTGCATCCAGAAGGACCTCCGACGTAAGGGTTTACCCTTGAAAAAATATTCTTGATAGTAGGTAAAACCTAAAACCGAAAGAAAAGACACCGAGTAGATCGCTGGAGAGATAAAGAAGAAaacattttctctctctagattaTAGAAAAACCAACGGTTGTATCAATCCAAATCCTCTATGCCTACTTTCCTCCTGTCATGTTAAATCAATCCAGCCCAGACGTAACTTAACATctcttatttttattacatttaaTTCTAACAATATacaataattgatatatatatatatagatatatatttggaTACATTCCAATTTGACACAAGCAAGAACAGGGAGAGCCCATATATGAGAATCTTGCATCAACTCAAACAATTGATCATAGACTCTTATGTCTATATCACGTTCATGTCCCTTATCACCATCTATAGTGAACTCAATTCTAGGTGCCTTTAGTTATGTATTAGTTTAGTTTGTGAAAGTCAACCatcataatcataaaaatagaaaattttgttAGTGACAATTTTAAGGgtcatttctaaaaaattactATAATACATGCTTAAACAAATATGCTAGTTTATATCTACAAcaacaaatataattaatttacatacaCTGTTAGAAAATTGGTCAAATTCACTGCTAATTTGTCGCTAACAATATAATGAGAAAGTTGGCATAATCAAATGGAGAAATTAAAAGAGTAAATGGCTGGATTACAATTATCATGTGATACAAAATTTAGGTTGACTATCAAGTTGATATACCCTTAAAACAATCAAATTAGTAATTGttgaaagtaaaaaatataatcaaattataattgAGCTTTATGGCATTTTCAGGGGCGGCCTTGAAAAGGGATATCAGCCTACTGTTTCGTACCTATTTTTCAGGTATGacagaaagaaaaatattttcaaaattactCGTTATTTGTAGaaaatgaatttatatttgaattcatTAAGGGCTATGAAGCATTTTACTCGACTTGTCTTGAGCACTTTAATCATTAGGATGGCATGGGAtatattattgatcttgatTTGTCTCTTATAAGAGACTAGCTAATTCATAATGATCTCCATATTCAATGGAGGCATTGAGCTAGATTTTACATAATGACTATTAAACTGAATTAATTACATTTcatcaattacatttaataCAGTAGAATTTAAGAGTAATCCTTTTTAgcaaaaatataacaaaaaataaaatagaagaataAAGAGCTAGTAGGAAATCAAACTCAATGAGCAATAAAACAAGATCATCAAGATAGATTACATAACTTTTTTACTGCAATATCACCACAAACTAAGTTTTGAATGCTGGATCCTCCCATGGTTTATTCATATCTTCAAGAGCCATTATGTCAAGATCATTCCATGTAAGATTGCTTAGCTCATAAAAGTTGTTTGTGGGTTCAAAACTAGGCATGATCATGCTTGTCTCAACGGTCGAATCCTCAACATTTCCAAGCATTTCGCTAAAAGATCTTGGAATAGTTAAACTAGATTTTGTCTCAAAAGAGCTCGAAAGTATTGATAATCCTAATTTTGGAAGATCTTCATGATCCAAATCTTGCATTGTACAACCTACAAAGCTTTCATTGAAATTCCAAGAAACCAAACCTTTTAGCTCTTCAATATTTGTGTATGATTCCTCTTCATCTCTACTTCTTTCATTGCCCATTGGTTCAAAGAGCAAGTCGTTAGAAGCATCATATGTTTCTTTGGAATCAATTAACCCTTGGAGATGACTAGCATGatctatagaaagggtgttTGTCATTGTGTTGGTGATTATAGGCCTTCTAAGCCGCTTATTTGTCCTTCCACCACCTATGGGAATATTGCGAATACTTCCACCTTTTGTCCAATGCCTTTTACAAGCTTTGCAAAAGTATCTAGGTTGTGTTTTGTTGTAATTGTTGTAGTAACAGAACTTTGTGTTTGTTGATTCACATCGTGGACACTTTAACGGGTCGGATTGTTGAGTTCGATCTTTCCTTCTTGAAAATTGACGCTTGGGGGACTCCGAACCATCTGAATCGGACATAGTTAATGCAACCCAATTGAGTACACAATGGCTAAGGTAAGCTTGATTTCTTTTGGTCAAGTAG
The sequence above is drawn from the Erigeron canadensis isolate Cc75 chromosome 4, C_canadensis_v1, whole genome shotgun sequence genome and encodes:
- the LOC122597102 gene encoding dof zinc finger protein DOF1.4-like, which gives rise to MSDSDGSESPKRQFSRRKDRTQQSDPLKCPRCESTNTKFCYYNNYNKTQPRYFCKACKRHWTKGGSIRNIPIGGGRTNKRLRRPIITNTMTNTLSIDHASHLQGLIDSKETYDASNDLLFEPMGNERSRDEEESYTNIEELKGLVSWNFNESFVGCTMQDLDHEDLPKLGLSILSSSFETKSSLTIPRSFSEMLGNVEDSTVETSMIMPSFEPTNNFYELSNLTWNDLDIMALEDMNKPWEDPAFKT